The proteins below come from a single Thermodesulfobacteriota bacterium genomic window:
- a CDS encoding porin codes for MMLIRRLILGVVLGVSLLVVEPYAQELGGKQVAQSRSQIEELKQQIDEIQRQNQQQIDALQKKIEQLESQRAADKEQIEKVVTEDKDAWYKKFKAGYDKGFFLESDDGNFEMKMKFRTQLRLSVDNTDDKQTGEKNTATDFNVRRFRIYWEGHAFRPWFNYLFQISADNNGNFIVRDAYLDAAYDTRIFPRLGQSKVPFNREELTSSSELQLVDRSIVNDEFKYGRDRGVAAYGLLANMFTYGFGVYNGDGLNGTSVDSNLLYVGRIQFNPCCGKLKYSSTGSFPIGGAYKLEPMNFKEKEPLLAFGVAGATLPGLNIAQKQPDNSLLDDRMNELGVQFADVSSITADVNFKYQIFSITGEYDGRWIKPEGANADAVLPVSDLGTVYDQGFEAQAGIFLVPHVLELAGRYAYIRFDRDQGLIPDERQPKNEWAVTPGINYYITHDNRWKIQLDYNYIKTSFLTGADTNENLFRIQLQTYF; via the coding sequence ATGATGCTTATACGAAGATTGATTCTTGGTGTAGTGCTTGGTGTTAGTCTGCTGGTTGTAGAGCCATATGCTCAGGAGCTTGGCGGCAAGCAAGTTGCCCAGAGTAGGAGTCAGATTGAAGAACTGAAGCAGCAGATTGATGAGATTCAGAGGCAGAATCAGCAGCAGATCGATGCGCTTCAGAAAAAGATAGAACAGCTAGAGTCGCAAAGGGCAGCCGATAAAGAGCAGATCGAAAAGGTGGTAACTGAGGATAAGGATGCCTGGTATAAAAAGTTCAAAGCGGGATATGATAAGGGATTTTTTCTTGAGTCCGACGATGGAAACTTTGAGATGAAGATGAAGTTTCGCACACAGCTTCGGCTTTCGGTAGACAATACTGATGATAAGCAAACCGGCGAGAAGAACACCGCAACAGATTTTAATGTTAGACGTTTCAGAATATATTGGGAAGGACACGCTTTCAGGCCCTGGTTCAATTATCTATTCCAGATTAGTGCTGATAACAATGGGAATTTTATAGTTAGAGACGCATATCTTGATGCCGCCTACGATACAAGGATCTTCCCGAGACTAGGTCAGTCCAAGGTTCCATTCAACAGGGAAGAGCTCACATCTTCATCCGAACTGCAGCTTGTAGATAGGTCAATTGTGAATGACGAGTTCAAGTACGGACGTGATAGAGGCGTGGCTGCTTATGGTCTCTTGGCGAATATGTTTACCTATGGATTCGGTGTATATAATGGCGATGGTCTAAATGGCACCAGCGTTGATTCAAACCTTCTATACGTCGGAAGAATCCAGTTCAATCCCTGCTGCGGTAAATTAAAGTATAGCAGTACCGGTAGCTTTCCGATCGGGGGCGCTTACAAGTTAGAACCCATGAATTTTAAGGAAAAGGAGCCACTACTCGCTTTTGGTGTTGCAGGTGCGACGCTTCCTGGTCTTAACATCGCTCAAAAGCAACCCGATAATAGTTTACTTGACGATAGGATGAACGAACTCGGTGTACAGTTCGCAGACGTTAGCTCTATCACTGCCGATGTCAATTTCAAGTATCAAATCTTCAGTATTACAGGCGAATACGATGGACGATGGATTAAGCCAGAAGGGGCGAACGCTGACGCTGTACTACCCGTATCCGATTTAGGTACAGTCTACGATCAGGGATTCGAGGCCCAGGCCGGCATATTCTTAGTTCCCCATGTGCTGGAGTTGGCTGGCAGATACGCTTATATTCGCTTCGATAGAGATCAAGGCTTAATTCCCGACGAGCGTCAACCGAAAAACGAATGGGCGGTGACACCCGGAATTAATTACTACATCACTCACGATAACAGATGGAAAATCCAGCTTGACTACAATTATATCAAAACCTCATTCTTAACAGGTGCTGATACCAATGAGAATCTATTTCGAATTCAGCTTCAAACGTATTTTTAA
- a CDS encoding response regulator transcription factor: MSDKVVAIVDDEEDIVNLVSHHLKREGYKVKEFHNGRDFLLFLESIVPDLVVLDIMLPGIDGLEICRMLKNRSRTSSIPIIMLTAKASEADVVVGLEIGADDYIVKPFSPREMTARVKSLLRRVNSKEGKEPKLEIGPISLNSDRYEVTVNGKRIDLTTTEFKILEVFLERRGSVFTRDQLLKKKRLWGDDKLVYDRTIDVHIKNLREKLGKAGNMIKTIRGIGYKLEGE, encoded by the coding sequence ATGAGCGATAAGGTAGTAGCCATAGTCGATGACGAAGAGGATATAGTTAACCTCGTAAGCCATCACTTAAAGAGGGAAGGTTACAAAGTCAAGGAATTCCATAATGGAAGAGATTTTCTATTATTTTTAGAGTCAATAGTTCCTGATCTGGTTGTGCTGGACATAATGCTACCTGGGATAGATGGACTCGAGATTTGCAGAATGTTAAAAAACAGATCCCGCACCTCTTCTATTCCGATCATAATGCTCACAGCCAAGGCGTCCGAAGCAGACGTTGTTGTTGGTCTGGAAATCGGGGCTGACGATTACATCGTAAAACCATTCAGCCCAAGGGAGATGACAGCAAGAGTAAAAAGTCTTCTGAGAAGAGTAAATAGTAAAGAAGGGAAGGAGCCAAAATTAGAGATTGGACCAATTTCTCTAAACTCTGATAGATATGAAGTAACCGTTAATGGCAAAAGGATCGATCTTACAACTACGGAATTTAAAATCCTTGAGGTTTTTCTGGAAAGAAGAGGAAGTGTTTTCACGAGAGATCAGCTTTTAAAGAAGAAAAGGCTCTGGGGCGACGACAAGCTGGTTTACGATCGAACAATCGATGTGCACATAAAAAACCTTAGAGAAAAACTTGGCAAAGCCGGAAATATGATAAAAACTATTAGGGGGATTGGATATAAGCTGGAAGGAGAGTAA
- a CDS encoding metallophosphoesterase family protein: MKILILSDIHANWHALEGILSNESYEYLIFLGDIVDFGPNPRECTRFLMNSSCGQFRGVRGDHDHAMAYGSKCLCSNELKKLSQKTREWGEGLLESEEIGFFRTLPKHDRFIIEGMRFYITHTYGNDGMSFHTDPDDILMPDYDRPNSRLHHDFVITGHSHKPYIKKVGGTTYLNPGSVGQPRDFNPRASYAVIEDGEATIKRTNYDIEKTVKELQNTSLPKKSVGKLISMLVVGGIVS; the protein is encoded by the coding sequence ATGAAAATTCTAATATTATCAGATATTCACGCTAATTGGCATGCCTTAGAAGGCATTCTATCTAACGAAAGTTACGAATACCTTATATTCCTTGGTGATATAGTAGATTTTGGGCCTAATCCGAGGGAGTGCACCAGGTTTCTGATGAACTCGTCATGTGGACAATTTAGGGGTGTGAGGGGTGACCATGACCACGCTATGGCTTATGGCAGTAAGTGTCTTTGTTCCAATGAACTAAAGAAGCTCTCGCAAAAAACCAGGGAATGGGGAGAGGGGCTGCTCGAGAGTGAAGAAATCGGCTTTTTCAGGACGCTTCCAAAACATGATCGATTTATTATTGAAGGCATGAGATTTTATATTACCCATACTTATGGCAACGATGGAATGTCGTTTCATACAGACCCTGACGACATTTTAATGCCTGATTATGATAGACCGAACAGTCGGTTGCATCATGACTTCGTAATTACAGGACATTCGCATAAACCATATATAAAGAAGGTGGGTGGAACTACTTACTTAAATCCGGGCTCTGTGGGGCAACCCAGGGATTTCAACCCAAGGGCATCTTATGCCGTTATAGAAGACGGCGAGGCTACTATAAAGAGAACAAATTATGATATTGAGAAGACCGTAAAAGAGCTTCAAAACACCTCATTACCCAAGAAATCGGTAGGAAAGCTGATATCGATGCTTGTTGTTGGTGGTATAGTTAGTTAG
- a CDS encoding DUF6515 family protein, producing MSDQQRLNKKFNIAFSIITLLCSLVLLVPTEALTRGRGGGGGGGGRGGAARSGGNFGGGGYGSVRHSSGSFKSSRSSYQGSRSREFSGGSFQGSSGQRSTTRQQSAPQRQTTSRERSGQRQDSRSDRQTGRQDLSSQRQDTRSERSGNRQDNISERQGGRTDRTQIRQDARTERQGNRIDFADDHWSGRYNYYHNHYHNWNYWYGGWSNYYGFLAFGTGLAIGALIASIPYNSETVIVEGDKYYYSDGVYYSPEGSEYVIVPPPSGATVTALPPSCSTTTVGSSIYSDCGGIYYQQVGNGWKVVDPPVGAIITELPEGAMEQNVGGQKYYFYANAYYQPFYSGSQVVYMIVEDPTA from the coding sequence ATGAGTGACCAACAAAGATTAAACAAGAAATTCAATATAGCATTTTCGATTATCACACTCTTATGTAGTCTTGTACTATTGGTCCCGACTGAGGCTCTCACGCGTGGCAGAGGAGGAGGCGGCGGTGGAGGAGGGAGGGGAGGTGCTGCTAGAAGCGGGGGAAATTTTGGCGGCGGAGGGTATGGCAGCGTAAGACATTCAAGTGGAAGTTTCAAGTCATCAAGATCCAGTTATCAGGGTAGTCGTTCAAGGGAATTTAGCGGAGGAAGTTTTCAGGGGAGTTCTGGTCAGCGTTCTACGACCCGACAACAATCTGCTCCGCAAAGACAGACAACGAGTAGAGAAAGATCTGGGCAGCGACAGGATTCACGATCAGACCGGCAAACCGGGCGTCAAGATTTATCCAGTCAGAGACAGGACACCAGATCTGAGCGATCGGGAAATCGCCAAGATAATATTTCGGAACGACAGGGTGGTAGGACTGACCGAACCCAAATTCGACAGGACGCAAGAACCGAACGGCAAGGGAACAGGATAGACTTTGCGGACGATCACTGGAGTGGTAGATATAATTATTATCACAATCATTACCATAACTGGAATTACTGGTATGGGGGCTGGAGTAATTACTACGGGTTTCTGGCGTTTGGAACTGGGTTGGCGATAGGTGCCCTGATTGCATCAATACCGTATAATTCAGAGACGGTTATCGTCGAAGGTGATAAATATTACTACTCTGATGGGGTTTACTATTCACCTGAAGGATCGGAATATGTTATTGTGCCACCGCCGAGCGGGGCAACCGTAACGGCTTTGCCTCCCTCATGCTCTACAACTACAGTAGGTTCATCAATTTATTCCGACTGCGGAGGAATTTATTACCAACAAGTTGGGAATGGATGGAAGGTTGTTGACCCACCTGTAGGTGCGATAATTACGGAACTCCCAGAAGGTGCAATGGAACAGAACGTGGGTGGACAAAAATACTATTTCTATGCGAACGCCTATTATCAGCCCTTTTACAGCGGTAGTCAGGTTGTTTATATGATAGTTGAAGACCCCACGGCTTAG
- a CDS encoding DUF2092 domain-containing protein, with protein sequence MRTALGIFILSFFSLFIFILISSFTQAEEKANQVNDQQQGAVRERDIEPEADKILKEMGDFLKNQKEFSATADVTLDDVLPSGEKLQYSATNSFVIHRPNKIYAQTVGDIGIKKFWHDGESITLLDVDKNVYAQEKAPSNIDNVLDHLMEDYGFSLPLADFVFSDPYSDLSENVEDGYYVGLHNVRGMKCNHLAFVQENLDWQLWVKEGKEPVPCKIVITYKDVPGLPQYTAVFTDWNFGTKEPDSKFRADSLEGAEKIEFLKIKKQIKK encoded by the coding sequence ATGCGGACTGCTTTAGGAATATTTATTCTATCATTCTTTTCGTTATTCATATTTATCCTGATATCCTCTTTCACACAAGCTGAAGAAAAAGCAAACCAGGTTAATGATCAACAACAAGGGGCCGTAAGAGAAAGAGACATTGAGCCCGAGGCTGACAAAATTTTAAAAGAGATGGGGGACTTCTTGAAAAATCAAAAGGAATTCAGTGCCACAGCTGATGTCACACTTGATGATGTTTTACCTTCGGGAGAAAAGCTTCAGTATTCTGCCACCAATAGCTTCGTTATACATCGTCCTAACAAAATTTATGCCCAGACTGTAGGCGATATCGGTATAAAAAAATTCTGGCATGATGGAGAAAGCATCACCCTGCTTGACGTAGATAAAAATGTATATGCGCAGGAAAAGGCCCCCTCTAATATTGACAACGTGCTTGACCATCTGATGGAAGATTATGGATTTTCGTTGCCCCTTGCAGACTTTGTATTCAGTGATCCGTATTCAGATTTGAGTGAGAATGTTGAAGATGGTTATTACGTCGGATTGCACAACGTACGTGGTATGAAGTGCAATCACCTTGCTTTTGTCCAGGAAAATTTAGATTGGCAGCTCTGGGTAAAAGAGGGCAAGGAGCCTGTTCCATGCAAGATCGTAATCACCTACAAGGATGTTCCTGGCTTACCACAGTACACAGCGGTCTTTACAGACTGGAATTTTGGAACGAAGGAACCCGATTCAAAATTCAGAGCCGATTCGCTCGAGGGTGCGGAGAAAATAGAATTTTTGAAAATTAAGAAGCAAATTAAGAAATAA
- a CDS encoding ATP-binding protein, with protein sequence MRLFWKQFLAIFIIITLVFSLFTFLTIGELKKYDESLIKERLLTSANIIRGFINFPISRDRGNEISSLVSEIGKKINIRITLIDRSGNVLGDSSSNPLEMENHSNRPEVKDAISKGIGQSTRHSNTINNDMVYVAVPIKDSEGRIQGVVRTSLPTSSVREAFLPIEAKIIYTGFILIIVALILAYMSSKTFTNSLSKIINLSGEIAKGNFKVNIPAKERKGELSKVSLALNKMAEKLDELFQKVDFEKRQLQAVLSSMNEGVMLLSTKGKIMLTNDALSEMFDIKDNPVNKRYWEVLRNKDINELIENIFKTNKSSKKEISILYPRERNYLVNVSTLDYPEKVLIVVVFDITDFKSLEKIKADFIANVSHELRTPLTAIKGYTETLEEEAYENPHERRHFLSIIKRHTDRLINIVSDLLVLSEIESKESLSLEMKNSEFEVVDIKEVVTSSYESLRRKISEKNLKVEINVKEGISSIKGNRFLLEQMLINLIDNAVKYTPERGSIVIDAYGHDSNIDLVVADTGIGIPKENLNRVFERFYRVDKTRSRNQGGTGLGLSIVKHIAIIHNGKINVESEVGKGSRFIITLPCADKIH encoded by the coding sequence CTGAGATTATTTTGGAAACAGTTCCTAGCCATTTTTATAATAATCACCCTTGTATTTTCCCTGTTTACCTTTCTTACAATCGGTGAATTAAAAAAATACGATGAATCCCTCATAAAGGAAAGACTACTTACATCCGCGAATATAATCAGGGGTTTCATAAATTTTCCAATTTCAAGAGATAGAGGAAATGAAATAAGCTCCTTAGTTTCCGAAATCGGGAAAAAGATAAACATAAGAATCACCCTTATTGACAGGTCAGGAAATGTACTTGGCGATTCAAGCTCAAATCCGCTTGAGATGGAGAATCACTCTAATAGACCGGAGGTAAAAGATGCAATATCAAAAGGGATCGGGCAAAGCACGCGTCATAGTAATACGATAAACAATGACATGGTTTATGTCGCAGTTCCAATCAAGGACTCAGAAGGGAGAATACAGGGCGTAGTTCGAACATCTTTACCAACCAGCTCTGTTAGAGAGGCTTTTCTACCTATAGAAGCAAAGATTATTTACACTGGGTTTATTCTCATAATAGTTGCTCTAATACTCGCTTACATGTCTTCTAAAACCTTTACCAACTCTCTATCCAAAATAATTAATCTTTCCGGAGAAATAGCGAAGGGGAATTTTAAAGTTAACATACCCGCTAAGGAGAGAAAAGGTGAGCTTTCGAAGGTCTCGCTCGCCTTAAATAAAATGGCGGAAAAACTGGACGAGCTGTTCCAAAAAGTTGACTTTGAGAAAAGGCAACTCCAGGCAGTCCTCAGTTCAATGAATGAGGGAGTGATGCTTCTATCAACAAAAGGTAAGATTATGCTAACAAATGATGCATTATCTGAAATGTTTGATATAAAGGATAATCCAGTCAATAAGCGATACTGGGAGGTTTTAAGGAATAAGGATATCAATGAGCTCATTGAAAACATTTTCAAGACTAACAAGAGCTCAAAAAAGGAAATCTCCATTTTATACCCGAGGGAGAGAAACTATCTGGTAAATGTCAGCACATTGGATTATCCCGAAAAGGTGTTAATTGTTGTCGTATTTGATATTACCGACTTCAAGAGCCTTGAAAAGATAAAGGCAGATTTCATTGCTAATGTCTCTCATGAGCTCAGAACCCCACTCACAGCCATTAAGGGTTATACAGAAACACTTGAGGAAGAAGCTTATGAAAACCCCCACGAAAGGAGACATTTCCTGAGCATTATTAAGAGGCATACAGACAGGCTCATCAATATAGTTTCGGATCTACTCGTCCTATCAGAAATAGAAAGTAAAGAGTCACTTTCGTTAGAAATGAAGAACTCCGAGTTTGAAGTTGTTGACATAAAAGAAGTTGTCACATCATCTTACGAATCATTGAGAAGAAAGATATCGGAAAAAAACCTTAAAGTCGAAATAAACGTTAAGGAGGGTATATCAAGCATAAAGGGTAATAGATTTTTGCTGGAACAGATGTTAATAAACCTCATCGATAATGCGGTTAAGTACACACCCGAACGAGGGAGTATCGTTATCGATGCATATGGTCATGACTCAAATATTGACTTAGTAGTAGCCGATACGGGAATTGGAATACCGAAGGAAAATCTAAACAGGGTATTCGAGAGGTTTTATAGAGTCGATAAAACAAGGTCAAGAAACCAAGGGGGGACCGGTCTCGGACTCAGCATCGTAAAGCATATAGCAATAATACACAATGGTAAAATAAATGTCGAAAGCGAAGTTGGAAAAGGAAGCAGATTTATAATTACACTACCCTGTGCAGATAAAATCCACTGA